One segment of Zhihengliuella halotolerans DNA contains the following:
- a CDS encoding sensor histidine kinase has product MAIITETIRPYADFGPGDEDWLHLLVGDWQLVADLAFADLVLWHPGPDGSYVALAHVRPSTSHTVFHTDFVGERIRKDLKSLVDRAWHSGEFQLAKGDGSMQIEAVPLRRAGRTLAVVTTHMDLGGSRLPSRLEITYRQCARDILTMCHQGIWPDFTSPTGSRRGAPRVGDGMIRLDRHGVVEYASPNGVSAFRRLGGSDSLEGRSLPELAAALLKVRRMSDEALPLVLSGRMPWRTEISAHGVTLSLRAIPLRDGASRYGAVLLCRDVTELRRREMELVTKDATIREIHHRVKNNLQTVAALLRMQSRRMKSDEGKAGLEQAMRRVATIALVHETLSQGLTQNVEFDELIDRQFRLAAEVASPGQIVRTERTGTFGALPSEIATPLSLVINELVSNAVEHGLGENDGTVCLDAERAVDEGGREIVNVTITDDGVGITGEPGTSGLGLQIVRTLVTSELGGQIRWEPRRSKGTRVTVTLPVDRAA; this is encoded by the coding sequence GTGGCGATCATTACGGAGACCATCCGGCCCTATGCGGACTTCGGTCCGGGGGACGAGGACTGGCTGCACCTCCTGGTGGGGGACTGGCAGCTTGTCGCGGATCTTGCATTCGCGGACCTCGTGCTCTGGCATCCGGGGCCGGATGGCTCCTACGTCGCCTTGGCGCACGTTCGCCCGTCGACGAGCCACACGGTTTTCCACACGGACTTCGTGGGCGAACGCATCCGCAAGGACCTCAAGTCCCTCGTGGACCGAGCGTGGCACTCGGGCGAGTTTCAGCTCGCCAAGGGGGACGGATCGATGCAGATCGAGGCCGTTCCCCTGCGGCGGGCGGGCCGGACGCTCGCCGTCGTGACGACACATATGGATCTGGGCGGCTCACGGCTCCCGTCGCGGCTTGAGATCACGTACCGCCAGTGTGCCAGGGACATCCTCACGATGTGCCACCAGGGCATCTGGCCGGACTTCACGTCGCCCACGGGGTCGCGCCGGGGTGCGCCCCGCGTCGGCGATGGGATGATCCGGCTCGACAGGCACGGCGTGGTTGAATACGCGAGCCCGAACGGCGTCTCGGCCTTCCGCCGGCTCGGCGGCAGCGACAGCCTCGAGGGGAGGTCCTTGCCGGAGTTGGCGGCGGCGCTTCTGAAGGTCAGGCGGATGTCCGACGAGGCACTGCCGTTGGTCCTCTCCGGCCGGATGCCGTGGCGAACGGAGATCTCCGCCCATGGGGTCACCTTGTCGCTGCGGGCCATTCCGCTGCGCGACGGCGCGTCCCGCTACGGTGCCGTACTGCTCTGCCGGGACGTCACCGAGCTGCGCCGTCGTGAGATGGAACTGGTGACCAAGGACGCCACGATCCGCGAGATCCATCACCGGGTCAAGAACAACCTGCAGACGGTCGCCGCCCTACTGCGCATGCAGTCCCGGCGCATGAAGAGCGACGAGGGCAAGGCCGGTCTCGAGCAAGCCATGCGCCGGGTCGCGACGATCGCGCTCGTGCATGAGACGCTTTCGCAGGGACTGACGCAGAATGTTGAGTTCGATGAGTTAATCGACCGTCAGTTCCGGCTCGCGGCCGAGGTCGCGTCGCCGGGGCAGATCGTGCGGACCGAGCGGACGGGAACGTTCGGCGCCCTGCCGAGCGAGATCGCGACCCCGCTGTCGCTGGTGATCAACGAACTCGTCTCCAACGCGGTCGAGCACGGCCTCGGTGAGAATGATGGGACCGTTTGCCTCGACGCGGAACGGGCGGTCGATGAGGGCGGACGAGAGATCGTGAACGTGACGATCACGGACGACGGCGTCGGCATCACCGGCGAGCCCGGGACCAGTGGTCTCGGATTGCAGATCGTACGCACGCTGGTCACGAGCGAGCTCGGCGGGCAGATCCGCTGGGAACCGCGCCGGAGCAAAGGCACGCGCGTCACGGTGACGCTGCCGGTCGACCGGGCTGCGTAG
- the rsmH gene encoding 16S rRNA (cytosine(1402)-N(4))-methyltransferase RsmH translates to MAEEDAERAESRGASSPSEAGPKPTHERHVPVLLDRCLNLLAPGIEAARSAGRTPVVVDCTLGMGGHSEALLERFEDVHLVGLDRDEQALALAGARLGKYAERTELVHAVYDEIAEVVRDLGFAVVDGVLFDLGVSSLQLDERERGFAYSYDAPLDMRMDTSRGQTAADVVNSATHGELARIIRTWGEDKFAGRIASAIVRARDEQPLETTGRLVEVIRTVVPAGAARTAGHPAKRTFQALRIAVNEELDVLERALPAAMSVTSMGGRVVVMSYHSLEDKITKRFFQTGSTSSAPVGFPVELEEHKPRFRTLTKGTEKPTADEIAENPRAASAKLRAVERIMKD, encoded by the coding sequence ATGGCTGAAGAAGACGCAGAGCGCGCGGAGTCGCGTGGCGCGTCCTCGCCATCCGAGGCTGGACCCAAGCCCACCCATGAGCGGCACGTGCCCGTCCTCCTCGACAGGTGCCTGAACCTGTTGGCCCCCGGAATCGAGGCGGCTCGAAGCGCGGGACGCACGCCCGTCGTCGTTGACTGCACGCTCGGCATGGGTGGGCACTCCGAAGCTCTGTTGGAGCGCTTCGAGGATGTTCACCTCGTCGGGCTCGATCGCGACGAGCAGGCGCTGGCCCTCGCCGGCGCGAGGCTGGGAAAGTACGCCGAGCGGACCGAACTCGTGCACGCCGTCTACGACGAGATCGCCGAGGTCGTCCGCGACCTGGGATTCGCGGTCGTCGACGGGGTCCTCTTCGACCTCGGCGTCTCCTCCCTGCAGCTCGACGAGCGCGAACGCGGATTCGCCTACTCGTACGACGCCCCCCTCGACATGCGCATGGATACGTCCCGGGGGCAGACCGCCGCCGACGTCGTGAACAGCGCCACCCACGGCGAGCTGGCACGGATCATCCGCACGTGGGGTGAAGACAAGTTCGCGGGGCGCATCGCCTCGGCCATCGTCCGTGCACGAGACGAGCAACCGCTGGAGACCACGGGACGACTCGTCGAGGTCATCCGGACGGTGGTCCCCGCCGGCGCGGCCCGTACTGCCGGGCACCCGGCCAAGCGGACGTTCCAGGCGCTGCGCATCGCCGTCAACGAGGAGCTGGACGTCCTCGAGCGGGCGCTCCCGGCCGCGATGTCGGTGACGTCGATGGGCGGCCGCGTCGTCGTGATGAGCTACCACTCGCTCGAGGACAAGATCACCAAACGGTTCTTCCAGACCGGATCCACCTCCTCCGCGCCCGTCGGGTTCCCCGTCGAGCTCGAGGAACACAAACCCCGCTTCAGGACCCTCACCAAGGGCACCGAGAAGCCGACCGCGGACGAAATCGCAGAAAATCCGCGCGCAGCCTCAGCCAAGCTGCGCGCGGTCGAACGGATCATGAAGGACTGA
- the dinB gene encoding DNA polymerase IV: MNESARPRAILHVDMDAFFVSVELLERPELEGEQVIVGNPEGRSVVLSASYECRALGVRSAMPMATAMRLAPRATVIAPRQERYQLVSRQIMKIFRDVTPAVQQLSVDEAFLDVTGSLRRLGSPPQIGQRLREQIRTELRLPASVGVAKNMFVAKIASTRAKPDGMLVIRPDETVAFLHTLPVSALWGVGRRTEESLDRAGIHTVRDIAQTPPATLTKLLGSTGARLYELAWGRDERSVEPVREEKSIGAEETFASDVRDVEVLHAEFLRLAYRVAERMRRSGKQAQTVAIKVRYDDFRTVSRSRRLPQPSSSAVALAEAATGLFEALRQDGDSIRLVGLRAEQLTTGAGVQFSFDRADANWELAEAAMDRIRDRFADSGIKPATLLEPPSGGGRRAPGTESD, translated from the coding sequence ATGAATGAGTCTGCTCGCCCACGGGCAATCCTGCACGTCGACATGGACGCGTTCTTCGTGTCCGTGGAACTGCTGGAGCGCCCGGAGCTGGAGGGCGAACAGGTGATCGTCGGAAACCCGGAGGGCCGTTCGGTGGTGCTCTCGGCCTCATACGAGTGCAGGGCGCTCGGCGTACGTTCGGCCATGCCCATGGCGACGGCAATGCGACTCGCTCCGCGGGCCACCGTCATCGCGCCGCGGCAGGAGCGCTACCAGCTCGTCTCGCGACAGATCATGAAGATATTTCGCGATGTCACCCCTGCCGTGCAGCAGCTCTCGGTCGACGAGGCGTTCCTCGACGTGACGGGCAGCCTGCGCCGGCTGGGTTCCCCGCCGCAGATCGGTCAACGCCTCCGCGAGCAGATCCGCACAGAATTGCGGCTGCCTGCGAGCGTAGGCGTCGCGAAGAACATGTTCGTTGCCAAGATCGCTTCCACACGGGCCAAACCTGACGGGATGCTCGTGATCCGCCCCGACGAGACCGTGGCTTTTTTGCACACGCTGCCGGTGTCCGCGTTGTGGGGCGTCGGGCGCCGGACGGAGGAATCGCTGGACAGGGCGGGGATCCACACGGTGCGCGACATTGCCCAGACTCCGCCCGCCACGCTGACCAAGCTTCTCGGGAGCACCGGCGCCCGACTCTACGAGCTCGCGTGGGGGCGCGACGAGCGCTCCGTCGAACCGGTCAGGGAGGAGAAGAGCATCGGGGCGGAGGAGACCTTCGCATCCGACGTCCGGGATGTCGAGGTGCTGCATGCCGAGTTCCTGCGCCTGGCCTACCGCGTCGCCGAGCGGATGCGACGGTCGGGCAAGCAGGCCCAAACCGTGGCGATCAAGGTCCGCTACGACGATTTCAGGACGGTGAGCCGCAGTCGGCGACTGCCGCAGCCGTCGTCGTCCGCGGTCGCGCTGGCAGAAGCGGCTACCGGTCTCTTCGAGGCCCTCCGGCAGGACGGGGATTCTATCCGCCTCGTCGGCCTGCGGGCCGAGCAGTTGACGACGGGGGCCGGGGTCCAGTTCAGCTTCGACCGAGCCGACGCCAACTGGGAGCTGGCCGAGGCCGCGATGGACCGGATTCGGGACCGATTCGCTGATTCCGGCATCAAGCCGGCGACCCTGTTGGAACCCCCGTCCGGCGGCGGACGCCGCGCACCCGGAACCGAGAGCGATTGA
- a CDS encoding Rv2175c family DNA-binding protein codes for MSNLENLVADWLPLPDVADALGIDIRKVHSLIRDRALVEHRIGERRIRAIPAAFLKDGEVLDSLKGTITVLSDSGFDDEELIGWLFTADESLPGTPIEALREGRKTEIRRRAQAAGF; via the coding sequence GTGAGTAATCTTGAGAACTTAGTAGCCGACTGGCTTCCCCTGCCCGACGTCGCTGACGCATTGGGCATCGATATCCGCAAGGTGCACAGCCTGATCCGGGACCGCGCGCTCGTGGAGCACCGCATCGGCGAGCGGCGGATCCGCGCCATTCCGGCGGCTTTCCTCAAAGACGGTGAGGTGCTCGACAGCCTCAAGGGGACCATCACGGTCCTGTCTGACTCCGGATTCGACGACGAGGAGCTCATCGGATGGCTCTTCACCGCGGACGAGTCCCTGCCGGGAACGCCCATCGAAGCGCTACGCGAAGGACGAAAGACCGAGATCCGCCGCCGCGCCCAGGCAGCTGGCTTCTAA
- the mraZ gene encoding division/cell wall cluster transcriptional repressor MraZ — protein MFLGTHTPRLDEKGRLILPAKYRDELGNGLVLTRGQERCIYVFSQREFERVHEQMRQAPLSSRQARDYIRVFLSGASDEVPDKQGRVTIPSSLRAYAGLDREVTVIGAGTRAEIWDSAAWGAYLEEKETTFSETDEEVLPGIF, from the coding sequence ATGTTCCTCGGGACACACACGCCGCGTCTCGACGAGAAGGGGCGTCTGATCCTCCCCGCGAAGTATCGGGACGAGCTCGGCAACGGGTTGGTTCTGACGCGGGGCCAGGAGCGGTGCATCTACGTCTTCAGTCAGCGGGAGTTCGAACGCGTACACGAGCAGATGCGGCAGGCGCCGTTGTCTTCTCGCCAGGCGCGCGACTACATCCGCGTGTTCCTCTCGGGGGCCTCGGACGAGGTGCCCGACAAGCAAGGGCGGGTCACGATTCCGTCCTCACTACGCGCCTACGCCGGCCTGGACCGTGAGGTCACCGTCATCGGCGCTGGAACCAGAGCAGAAATCTGGGACAGCGCGGCGTGGGGTGCATACCTCGAAGAGAAGGAGACGACGTTCTCCGAGACCGACGAGGAGGTTCTCCCGGGAATCTTCTAG
- a CDS encoding peptidoglycan D,D-transpeptidase FtsI family protein, which produces MAGRKYGTGRVGRNGLKGQTDETVAHRRLRVGLTACLVLLLLLTGRLFFVQGLDPEAIAQEATNNRTRTALIAPTRGDIVDSEGRVLATSVIRYDLVVDQKWYEDEFQRRNPETGDREDVTMAETIEALSGIVGVSEETLTASLVPEDPEKPKRYSVVAKGVTPEVRNAVVELGIPGLVTEQRSDRQYPNGSVAGPLLGFLSAAEQSKAGQDKGAEGLELSQEEHLAGTPGERTFEVGADGVRIPTAAYSETPAIDGQDVKLALNSDIQWAAQNAVMAKQEQFNPDFVVAVVIDIKSGKILAIADSHSVDPNDPAASDAKYRTSTALTQAFEPGSTGKLATFAAALDAGVVSPLEEFKVANSYTTQNEKINDSLKHATYPMTAAGIFARSYNTGTVMIGERLSNEDRYDFFRKFGIGDTIDIGLPVSPGIFAEPSVWDRRQQFTTMFGQAYTQTVLHTAMQFQGIANGGLMIEPQLIDSYIDADGTEHPVPENKPERVVSEETSDTMLRMMETVVESGTAQGAKIDGYRVGGKTGTGQAAGPSGGYDGHTSSFAGVAPLEDPQYVVAVSMHRPKGNWRDWHVTDTFKTIMEQTLNTYEVPPSDGKPDPYNVFVGDRQKYGWE; this is translated from the coding sequence ATGGCGGGGAGAAAGTATGGAACGGGGCGCGTCGGGCGCAACGGCCTGAAAGGTCAAACCGACGAGACCGTGGCGCATCGTCGCCTCCGCGTCGGCCTCACTGCGTGCCTCGTATTGCTGCTCCTGCTGACCGGCCGGCTCTTCTTCGTCCAGGGGCTAGACCCCGAGGCAATCGCCCAGGAAGCGACGAACAACCGGACCCGCACCGCACTCATCGCGCCGACGCGCGGTGACATCGTCGACTCCGAGGGACGGGTGCTCGCCACCTCCGTGATTCGCTACGACCTCGTCGTCGACCAGAAATGGTACGAGGACGAGTTCCAGCGCCGGAATCCGGAGACCGGGGATCGCGAGGACGTCACGATGGCGGAGACCATCGAGGCCCTCAGCGGTATCGTCGGCGTGAGCGAAGAGACTCTCACCGCCTCGCTCGTGCCGGAGGACCCCGAGAAGCCCAAGCGCTACTCGGTGGTCGCGAAGGGCGTGACCCCCGAGGTCAGGAACGCGGTGGTCGAGCTGGGAATCCCGGGCTTGGTCACTGAGCAGCGCAGCGATCGACAGTACCCCAACGGCTCCGTCGCCGGCCCGCTGCTCGGCTTCCTGAGTGCGGCCGAACAGAGCAAGGCAGGCCAGGACAAGGGCGCCGAGGGGCTCGAATTGAGTCAGGAGGAGCACCTCGCGGGCACTCCGGGCGAGCGCACCTTCGAGGTCGGAGCCGACGGCGTGCGCATCCCGACGGCGGCCTATTCGGAGACGCCCGCGATCGACGGCCAGGACGTGAAGCTGGCCCTCAACAGCGATATCCAGTGGGCCGCCCAGAACGCGGTGATGGCCAAGCAGGAGCAGTTCAACCCCGATTTCGTGGTCGCCGTCGTCATCGACATCAAGTCCGGGAAAATCCTCGCGATCGCGGACTCGCACTCCGTCGACCCGAACGATCCCGCCGCCAGCGACGCGAAGTACCGCACCTCCACCGCGCTGACGCAGGCTTTCGAGCCGGGGTCCACGGGGAAGCTCGCGACGTTCGCCGCCGCGCTCGACGCCGGCGTCGTCTCGCCGCTGGAGGAGTTCAAGGTCGCCAACTCCTACACGACCCAGAACGAGAAGATCAACGACTCGCTCAAGCACGCCACCTACCCGATGACGGCTGCCGGCATCTTCGCCCGTTCCTACAACACCGGCACGGTGATGATCGGCGAACGCCTCTCCAACGAGGACCGCTACGATTTCTTCCGGAAGTTCGGCATCGGCGACACGATCGACATCGGGCTGCCGGTGAGCCCCGGCATCTTCGCGGAGCCCTCGGTCTGGGATCGACGCCAGCAGTTCACGACGATGTTCGGCCAGGCGTACACGCAGACGGTGCTGCACACCGCGATGCAGTTCCAGGGGATCGCCAACGGCGGCCTGATGATCGAACCGCAGCTCATCGATTCGTACATCGATGCCGACGGGACGGAGCACCCGGTCCCCGAGAACAAGCCGGAACGCGTCGTCTCCGAGGAGACCTCGGACACCATGCTGCGCATGATGGAGACCGTCGTCGAGTCGGGCACGGCCCAGGGTGCCAAGATCGATGGCTATCGCGTCGGCGGCAAGACGGGCACCGGCCAGGCGGCCGGCCCGTCGGGCGGCTACGACGGCCACACGAGCTCGTTCGCCGGTGTCGCGCCGCTCGAGGACCCGCAGTACGTCGTCGCCGTCTCGATGCACCGGCCCAAGGGCAACTGGAGGGACTGGCACGTCACCGATACCTTTAAGACCATCATGGAGCAGACCCTGAACACCTATGAAGTCCCGCCGTCGGACGGCAAGCCCGACCCGTACAACGTCTTCGTCGGAGACCGGCAGAAATACGGCTGGGAGTAA
- a CDS encoding LysM peptidoglycan-binding domain-containing protein: MTETSRTGRSRVASGTVAVATLPAVMLTGMGAAAPAQAAPPASPAQTMSPKTATTANIAAAQNRIAAHLVASQIPSKISTAVPASTPKSVTVKSGDTLSHISARSGVSLSTILKANDLSSSSVIRPGQKIKLSGGSTNKVIASAVASNGTAKHYTVKHGDTLYGVAARYDVSLSKLLAMNPKLKKTAIIHPGQRVVVATNKVTTTSTSSSSSSSSSSSAKSYTIKSGDTLSGIAASNGLSLSKLLEINNLKSTSTIYAGKTIRLAAGSSSSSSSSKSSNSSSSGSAKSYTIKSGDTLSGIAASNGLSLSKLLEINNLKSTSTIYAGKTIRLAAGSSSSSSSSKSSSSSSSSSSSSAKSYTIKSGDTLSGIAASNGLSLSKLLEINNLKSTSTIYAGKTIRLTAGSSSSSKSSSSSSSSSSTSSSSSSRTHTVASGETLSGIAGKYGVGLSKLLSTNGLKNTSVIHPGKKLKVPGSGSTEAAGQLVPSTFLHYKYPEATVKSANENKAVLLSRDLPNRDEMRSIIASTARQFGVDPSLALAHAYQESGFNATAVSPANAIGAMQVIPSSGEWASSLVGRKLDLLNPHDNAVAGVAIIAALQRTSDSFENGIASYYQGQGSVRRNGMYDDTKDYVRSVKAHQKNFK, encoded by the coding sequence ATGACCGAGACGAGCCGCACGGGCCGAAGCCGCGTCGCTTCCGGCACCGTAGCCGTCGCGACCCTTCCGGCCGTCATGCTGACCGGGATGGGTGCTGCGGCCCCGGCTCAGGCGGCACCGCCCGCTTCGCCCGCCCAGACGATGTCTCCCAAGACGGCGACCACGGCGAATATCGCCGCCGCGCAGAACCGAATCGCTGCCCACCTCGTGGCCTCCCAGATCCCCTCGAAGATCTCGACCGCGGTGCCGGCCTCCACTCCCAAGTCCGTGACGGTGAAGTCCGGGGACACGCTCTCGCACATTTCCGCGCGAAGCGGGGTCTCCCTCAGCACCATCCTCAAGGCCAACGACCTCTCGAGTTCGTCGGTGATCCGCCCCGGACAGAAGATCAAGCTCTCCGGCGGTTCGACGAACAAGGTCATCGCCTCGGCGGTAGCCTCCAACGGCACTGCCAAGCACTACACGGTGAAGCACGGTGACACGCTTTACGGCGTGGCCGCGCGTTACGACGTATCGCTGTCCAAGCTGCTCGCGATGAATCCGAAGCTCAAGAAAACCGCGATCATCCACCCGGGCCAGCGCGTCGTCGTCGCAACCAACAAGGTCACCACAACTTCGACTTCGAGCTCCTCCAGCTCATCGTCCTCGAGCTCCGCCAAGTCCTACACGATCAAGAGCGGCGACACGCTCTCGGGCATCGCGGCCAGCAACGGCCTGTCCCTGTCCAAGCTGCTCGAGATCAACAACCTCAAGAGCACCTCGACCATCTACGCGGGCAAAACCATCCGCCTCGCGGCCGGCTCCAGCTCCTCCAGCAGCTCCAGCAAGTCGTCGAACTCATCGTCCTCGGGCTCCGCCAAGTCCTACACGATCAAGAGCGGCGACACGCTCTCGGGCATCGCGGCCAGCAACGGCCTGTCCCTGTCCAAGCTGCTCGAGATCAACAACCTCAAGAGCACCTCGACCATCTACGCGGGCAAGACCATCCGCCTCGCGGCCGGCTCCAGCTCCTCCAGCAGCTCGAGCAAGTCGTCGAGCTCCTCCAGCTCATCGTCCTCGAGCTCCGCCAAGTCCTACACGATCAAGAGCGGCGACACGCTCTCGGGCATCGCGGCCAGCAACGGCCTGTCCCTGTCCAAGCTGCTCGAGATCAACAACCTCAAGAGCACCTCGACCATTTACGCGGGCAAAACCATCCGCCTCACGGCCGGCTCCAGCAGCTCGAGCAAGTCGTCGAGCTCCTCCAGCTCGTCCTCCTCCACGTCTTCGTCGTCGTCCTCGCGGACGCACACCGTCGCGTCGGGCGAGACTCTGTCGGGAATCGCCGGTAAGTACGGCGTGGGCCTGAGCAAGCTGCTCTCGACCAACGGCCTGAAGAACACGTCCGTGATCCACCCCGGGAAGAAGCTGAAGGTCCCGGGCTCCGGGTCGACTGAGGCGGCCGGCCAGCTGGTGCCCTCGACGTTCCTGCACTACAAGTACCCGGAAGCGACCGTCAAGAGCGCCAACGAGAACAAGGCAGTCCTGCTCTCACGCGATCTGCCGAATCGGGACGAGATGCGCAGCATCATCGCCTCCACCGCGCGCCAGTTCGGCGTAGACCCGTCGCTGGCGCTGGCCCACGCCTACCAGGAATCCGGCTTCAACGCGACAGCGGTATCCCCCGCCAATGCCATCGGCGCGATGCAGGTCATCCCCTCCTCCGGCGAATGGGCTTCGTCCCTCGTCGGACGCAAGCTGGACCTGCTGAACCCGCACGACAACGCCGTCGCGGGCGTCGCCATCATCGCCGCCCTGCAGCGCACGTCTGACAGCTTCGAAAACGGTATCGCCTCGTACTACCAGGGGCAGGGCTCCGTGCGCCGCAACGGCATGTACGACGACACGAAGGACTACGTGCGCTCGGTCAAGGCCCACCAGAAGAACTTCAAGTAG
- a CDS encoding polyprenyl synthetase family protein — MTSGSSSQPATAGRDPFDVAAFTERVNATIVSFLDEQRTVIGSISPHADELIASINDLTVNGKRLRPRFAYLGFVGAGGDADDEDVVRIGASLELFQAAALIHDDLIDRSDTRRGQPSVHRRFEALHRDAGWARDAARFGEAASVLAGDLCLSLSEQMFGTTTAPPAARRVYDAMRTQVMAGQFLDVLEESAGPSYGSDEAVARARTIVRYKSAKYSTENPMLLGGALAGAGDDLLKQYSAFALPLGEAFQLRDDVLGVFGDPATTGKPAGDDLREGKRTELIAHALLLGTAADCEFVQKRLGADDLTTKEVTRMCRILIDSGALAATEASISELSEQGFGALAALPVPAAVRDALRHLGLAAIRRTS, encoded by the coding sequence ATGACCTCTGGTTCCAGCTCCCAGCCCGCGACGGCAGGTCGCGACCCCTTCGACGTCGCCGCCTTCACTGAACGCGTGAATGCGACGATCGTGTCGTTTCTGGACGAACAGCGAACGGTCATCGGAAGCATCTCCCCGCACGCCGACGAGCTGATCGCCAGCATCAACGACCTCACCGTGAATGGGAAGCGGCTGCGTCCGCGCTTCGCCTATCTCGGGTTCGTCGGCGCTGGCGGCGACGCGGACGACGAGGACGTCGTCCGGATCGGGGCCTCACTGGAACTGTTCCAGGCGGCGGCCCTGATTCACGACGATCTCATCGACCGTTCGGACACTCGGCGAGGCCAGCCGAGCGTGCACCGGCGTTTCGAGGCCCTGCACCGCGACGCCGGGTGGGCGCGCGATGCCGCCCGATTCGGCGAGGCCGCATCCGTCCTCGCAGGCGACCTCTGCCTGTCGCTGAGCGAGCAGATGTTCGGCACGACGACGGCGCCGCCCGCAGCCCGCCGCGTATACGACGCGATGCGGACGCAGGTCATGGCCGGCCAGTTCCTGGACGTGCTCGAGGAATCGGCCGGCCCGTCCTACGGGTCGGACGAGGCCGTCGCCCGCGCGCGCACGATCGTGCGATATAAAAGCGCCAAGTACTCGACGGAGAATCCGATGCTGCTCGGCGGCGCGCTGGCGGGGGCGGGCGATGACCTCCTGAAACAGTATTCGGCGTTCGCTCTGCCCCTCGGCGAGGCGTTCCAGCTGCGCGACGACGTGCTCGGCGTGTTCGGCGACCCCGCCACCACCGGCAAGCCGGCGGGCGACGACTTGCGCGAAGGCAAACGAACGGAGCTCATTGCCCACGCTCTTCTGCTCGGCACAGCGGCCGACTGCGAATTCGTCCAGAAGCGGCTCGGCGCCGACGACCTCACGACGAAAGAGGTCACGAGGATGTGTCGGATCCTGATCGATTCGGGCGCCCTCGCGGCCACAGAAGCCAGCATCAGCGAGCTGTCGGAGCAGGGCTTCGGCGCGCTGGCAGCTCTGCCGGTTCCTGCGGCCGTCCGGGACGCGTTGCGTCACCTTGGTCTGGCCGCCATCCGCCGCACGTCGTAG
- a CDS encoding DUF3040 domain-containing protein: protein MPLSDHEQRLLEQLEKQLHQDQRFASTMKSGGGYSTRNIVIGALIGVAGVIALLVGISSQLIIVGVLGFALMCIGVYFGLSKRGSAGSDKPTKNGPGKGTSNFMADLEAKWDERRRDQDL from the coding sequence ATGCCGCTTTCCGATCACGAACAGCGCCTCTTGGAGCAGCTGGAGAAGCAGCTGCACCAGGATCAGCGATTTGCGTCCACCATGAAGTCCGGGGGCGGCTACTCGACGCGCAACATTGTGATTGGTGCGCTGATCGGCGTCGCCGGCGTCATCGCGCTTCTCGTGGGCATCTCGAGTCAGCTCATCATCGTCGGCGTACTGGGTTTCGCCCTGATGTGCATCGGCGTCTACTTCGGGCTCTCCAAGCGCGGTAGCGCCGGAAGCGACAAGCCGACAAAGAATGGGCCGGGCAAAGGCACGAGCAACTTCATGGCTGACCTCGAAGCCAAGTGGGATGAGCGCCGCCGCGACCAGGACCTCTAA